Proteins from one Drosophila gunungcola strain Sukarami chromosome 3R, Dgunungcola_SK_2, whole genome shotgun sequence genomic window:
- the LOC128252271 gene encoding programmed cell death 6-interacting protein isoform X2 translates to MSKFLGVPLKKPSEVDVVKPLNNLIQSTYNGATEEEKSKYAEAVNEFSKQRNTAIWKFFEKYEASLEIVYAYYDQICALETKISVSELQIPFKWKDAFDKGSIFGGKISLTHTSLLYEKVCVLFNIAALQSSIAANQALDSDEGLKLAIKLLQQSAGIFQYLKGATPAAVPSEPTPDLSQDTLTVLQALMVAQAQEVFILKAIKDNMKDQIIAKLCCQAEEFYADVLRAMQKESVRSLWEKEWIPTVAGKQAGFHALTQLYQSLVCRASKKIGEEIARLRNAIELFKAAQSRGGNETYLDEYFSRAKRNLAESTKDNEFIYNEIIPDLSTLASPGKAQLAKPLPIGVPLAANFKDIFSSLVPVELHRALTASDMRRNEIVNVEIMKLREATQTLNAVLASLNLPAAVETADGNSGLPPSLKDKAVEVRQKGGIENVQTLLKDLPELLNRNREILDETERLLDEERDSDNQLRTQFKERWTRIGSDKLTEMFRTNAKKYREVITNAIEADKVVRQKFEANQKGIQLLSLPPDQIQQSLPSASGSVDPNCSSVQRLKKLMDDVETIKAEREAVESELKAATFDMKDEFLIALQKDGAIDEPALSLARIGQVLNPLQQQVRESVERQQSLVADIQSAHGAFVSETGSCGSSRDTLYQELATAYDSYIELSGNLQEGTKFYNDLTQLLVVFQNKISDFVFARKTEKEELLKDLTTESSRQACPATPALPSHYASTSGSGSDIPPGSAPSVPPVASTGNIPYPAQVHGMPVPYGAQPGVPYPAYVPAPMPQSFNPYATLPYPGTYQYQGFPQGPPPGHYGTYPGSYANQQGGYPNQKPPGW, encoded by the exons ATGTCGAAGTTTCTGGGCGTGCCGCTGAAGAAACCGTCGGAGGTGGACGTGGTCAAGCCACTGAACAATCTTATCCAAAGTACCTACAACGGGGCGACGGAGGAGGAGAAAAGCAAGTATGCGGAGGCAGTAAACGAATTTTCGAAACAACGCAATACGGCGATTTGGAAATTCTTTGAGAAATACGAGGCTTCACTGGAGATTGTATATGC CTATTATGATCAGATCTGTGCGCTGGAGACAAAGATATCAGTTAGCGAACTGCAGATACCCTTCAAGTGGAAGGATGCCTTCGACAAGGGCTCCATTTTCGGCGGCAAGATCAGCCTGA CCCACACCTCCCTGCTCTACGAGAAGGTATGTGTCCTCTTCAACATTGCCGCCCTTCAGAGCAGCATCGCTGCTAATCAGGCTCTGGATTCGGATGAGGGGCTCAAGCTGGCCATTAAGCTGCTCCAGCAGAGTGCCGGCATCTTCCAGTACTTGAAGGGAGCCACGCCGGCAGCGGTGCCTTCGGAGCCCACGCCCGATCTCAGCCAGGACACGCTGACCGTGCTTCAGGCTTTGATGGTCGCCCAAGCCCAGGAGGTGTTCATCTTGAAGGCCATTAAAG ATAACATGAAGGACCAGATCATCGCCAAGCTGTGCTGCCAGGCGGAGGAGTTCTACGCCGATGTGCTGCGTGCCATGCAAAAGGAGTCTGTGCGCAGTCTGTGGGAGAAGGAGTGGATCCCGACTGTGGCTGGCAAGCAGGCTGGCTTCCATGCCCTCACCCAACTGTACCAGAGTCTCGTGTGCCGTGCCTCCAAGAAGATTGGTGAGGAAATTGCCCGCTTGCGCAATGCCATTGAACTATTCAAGGCGGCGCAGTCTCGCGGTGGAAACGAGACGTACTTGGACGAATACTTCAGCCGTGCCAAGCGCAACCTGGCCGAGTCCACCAAGGACAATGAGTTTATTTACAACGAAATTATACCCGATCTGAGCACGCTGGCCTCGCCGGGCAAGGCCCAGTTGGCCAAGCCGCTGCCCATCGGTGTGCCCCTGGCAGCAAACTTTAAGGACATCTTCTCCAGCCTGGTGCCCGTGGAGCTGCATCGCGCCCTCACCGCCTCCGATATGCGCCGCAATGAGATCGTAAATGTGGAGATCATGAAGCTGCGTGAGGCCACGCAGACTCTGAACGCAGTGCTGGCCAGCCTAAATCTACCAGCCGCTGTGGAGACGGCTGATGGCAACAGTGGTCTTCCGCCGTCACTGAAGGACAAGGCCGTCGAAGTGCGCCAAAAGGGCGGCATTGAGAATGTGCAGACGCTGCTCAAGGATCTGCCCGAGCTGCTGAACCGCAACCGCGAGATCCTGGACGAAACCGAACGACTATTGGACGAGGAACGCGACTCCGACAACCAGTTGCGGACTCAGTTCAAGGAGCGCTGGACTCGCATCGGCTCCGACAAGCTGACGGAGAtgttccgcaccaatgcgaaGAAGTACCGCGAGGTCATCACCAATGCCATTGAAGCCGACAAGGTGGTTCGCCAGAAGTTCGAGGCCAACCAGAAGGGCATCCAGCTGTTGTCCCTGCCACCCGATCAAATCCAGCAGTCCCTACCCTCGGCCAGCGGCAGCGTGGATCCCAACTGCTCCAGCGTGCAGCGTCTTAAGAAGCTGATGGACGACGTGGAGACCATCAAGGCGGAGCGCGAAGCCGTGGAGTCGGAACTGAAGGCGGCCACGTTCGACATGAAGGACGAGTTTTTGATTGCCCTGCAGAAGGATGGTGCCATCGATGAGCCCGCTCTGTCATTGGCTCGCATTGGCCAGGTGCTCAATCccctgcagcagcaggtgcGCGAAAGCGTGGAGCGCCAGCAGTCGCTGGTTGCCGACATCCAGAGCGCCCATGGTGCCTTTGTCTCGGAGACAGGCAGCTGCGGCAGTTCGCGGGACACCTTGTACCAGGAACTGGCCACCGCCTACGACAGCTACATAGAGCTGTCCGGAAACCTACAGGAAGGCACCAAGTTCTACAACGACCTCACACAGCTGTTGGTCGTCTTCCAGAACAAGATCAGCGACTTTGTGTTTGCCCGCAAGACGGAGAAGGAGGAGCTGCTCAAGGATCTGACCACGGAGTCCAGTCGCCAGGCTTGTCCGGCCACTCCGGCACTGCCCTCGCACTACGCCTCCACCTCGGGCAGTGGCAGCG ATATTCCACCTGGCTCCGCCCCGAGTGTGCCACCAGTGGCGTCCACGGGCAACATTCCGTATCCGGCCCAGGTGCACGGCATGCCCGTTCCGTATGGAGCCCAGCCAGGTGTGCCCTATCCCGCCTATGTTCCCGCGCCCATGCCACAGAGCTTCAATCCTTACGCCACCTTGCCGTATCCTGGAA CCTATCAGTACCAGGGATTCCCGCAGGGCCCTCCACCCGGCCACTATGGCACCTACCCCGGCAGCTATGCCAACCAGCAGGGCGGCTACCCCAACCAGAAGCCACCGGGCTGGTAA
- the LOC128252271 gene encoding programmed cell death 6-interacting protein isoform X1: MSKFLGVPLKKPSEVDVVKPLNNLIQSTYNGATEEEKSKYAEAVNEFSKQRNTAIWKFFEKYEASLEIVYAYYDQICALETKISVSELQIPFKWKDAFDKGSIFGGKISLTHTSLLYEKVCVLFNIAALQSSIAANQALDSDEGLKLAIKLLQQSAGIFQYLKGATPAAVPSEPTPDLSQDTLTVLQALMVAQAQEVFILKAIKDNMKDQIIAKLCCQAEEFYADVLRAMQKESVRSLWEKEWIPTVAGKQAGFHALTQLYQSLVCRASKKIGEEIARLRNAIELFKAAQSRGGNETYLDEYFSRAKRNLAESTKDNEFIYNEIIPDLSTLASPGKAQLAKPLPIGVPLAANFKDIFSSLVPVELHRALTASDMRRNEIVNVEIMKLREATQTLNAVLASLNLPAAVETADGNSGLPPSLKDKAVEVRQKGGIENVQTLLKDLPELLNRNREILDETERLLDEERDSDNQLRTQFKERWTRIGSDKLTEMFRTNAKKYREVITNAIEADKVVRQKFEANQKGIQLLSLPPDQIQQSLPSASGSVDPNCSSVQRLKKLMDDVETIKAEREAVESELKAATFDMKDEFLIALQKDGAIDEPALSLARIGQVLNPLQQQVRESVERQQSLVADIQSAHGAFVSETGSCGSSRDTLYQELATAYDSYIELSGNLQEGTKFYNDLTQLLVVFQNKISDFVFARKTEKEELLKDLTTESSRQACPATPALPSHYASTSGSGSDIPPGSAPSVPPVASTGNIPYPAQVHGMPVPYGAQPGVPYPAYVPAPMPQSFNPYATLPYPGTAYQYQGFPQGPPPGHYGTYPGSYANQQGGYPNQKPPGW, encoded by the exons ATGTCGAAGTTTCTGGGCGTGCCGCTGAAGAAACCGTCGGAGGTGGACGTGGTCAAGCCACTGAACAATCTTATCCAAAGTACCTACAACGGGGCGACGGAGGAGGAGAAAAGCAAGTATGCGGAGGCAGTAAACGAATTTTCGAAACAACGCAATACGGCGATTTGGAAATTCTTTGAGAAATACGAGGCTTCACTGGAGATTGTATATGC CTATTATGATCAGATCTGTGCGCTGGAGACAAAGATATCAGTTAGCGAACTGCAGATACCCTTCAAGTGGAAGGATGCCTTCGACAAGGGCTCCATTTTCGGCGGCAAGATCAGCCTGA CCCACACCTCCCTGCTCTACGAGAAGGTATGTGTCCTCTTCAACATTGCCGCCCTTCAGAGCAGCATCGCTGCTAATCAGGCTCTGGATTCGGATGAGGGGCTCAAGCTGGCCATTAAGCTGCTCCAGCAGAGTGCCGGCATCTTCCAGTACTTGAAGGGAGCCACGCCGGCAGCGGTGCCTTCGGAGCCCACGCCCGATCTCAGCCAGGACACGCTGACCGTGCTTCAGGCTTTGATGGTCGCCCAAGCCCAGGAGGTGTTCATCTTGAAGGCCATTAAAG ATAACATGAAGGACCAGATCATCGCCAAGCTGTGCTGCCAGGCGGAGGAGTTCTACGCCGATGTGCTGCGTGCCATGCAAAAGGAGTCTGTGCGCAGTCTGTGGGAGAAGGAGTGGATCCCGACTGTGGCTGGCAAGCAGGCTGGCTTCCATGCCCTCACCCAACTGTACCAGAGTCTCGTGTGCCGTGCCTCCAAGAAGATTGGTGAGGAAATTGCCCGCTTGCGCAATGCCATTGAACTATTCAAGGCGGCGCAGTCTCGCGGTGGAAACGAGACGTACTTGGACGAATACTTCAGCCGTGCCAAGCGCAACCTGGCCGAGTCCACCAAGGACAATGAGTTTATTTACAACGAAATTATACCCGATCTGAGCACGCTGGCCTCGCCGGGCAAGGCCCAGTTGGCCAAGCCGCTGCCCATCGGTGTGCCCCTGGCAGCAAACTTTAAGGACATCTTCTCCAGCCTGGTGCCCGTGGAGCTGCATCGCGCCCTCACCGCCTCCGATATGCGCCGCAATGAGATCGTAAATGTGGAGATCATGAAGCTGCGTGAGGCCACGCAGACTCTGAACGCAGTGCTGGCCAGCCTAAATCTACCAGCCGCTGTGGAGACGGCTGATGGCAACAGTGGTCTTCCGCCGTCACTGAAGGACAAGGCCGTCGAAGTGCGCCAAAAGGGCGGCATTGAGAATGTGCAGACGCTGCTCAAGGATCTGCCCGAGCTGCTGAACCGCAACCGCGAGATCCTGGACGAAACCGAACGACTATTGGACGAGGAACGCGACTCCGACAACCAGTTGCGGACTCAGTTCAAGGAGCGCTGGACTCGCATCGGCTCCGACAAGCTGACGGAGAtgttccgcaccaatgcgaaGAAGTACCGCGAGGTCATCACCAATGCCATTGAAGCCGACAAGGTGGTTCGCCAGAAGTTCGAGGCCAACCAGAAGGGCATCCAGCTGTTGTCCCTGCCACCCGATCAAATCCAGCAGTCCCTACCCTCGGCCAGCGGCAGCGTGGATCCCAACTGCTCCAGCGTGCAGCGTCTTAAGAAGCTGATGGACGACGTGGAGACCATCAAGGCGGAGCGCGAAGCCGTGGAGTCGGAACTGAAGGCGGCCACGTTCGACATGAAGGACGAGTTTTTGATTGCCCTGCAGAAGGATGGTGCCATCGATGAGCCCGCTCTGTCATTGGCTCGCATTGGCCAGGTGCTCAATCccctgcagcagcaggtgcGCGAAAGCGTGGAGCGCCAGCAGTCGCTGGTTGCCGACATCCAGAGCGCCCATGGTGCCTTTGTCTCGGAGACAGGCAGCTGCGGCAGTTCGCGGGACACCTTGTACCAGGAACTGGCCACCGCCTACGACAGCTACATAGAGCTGTCCGGAAACCTACAGGAAGGCACCAAGTTCTACAACGACCTCACACAGCTGTTGGTCGTCTTCCAGAACAAGATCAGCGACTTTGTGTTTGCCCGCAAGACGGAGAAGGAGGAGCTGCTCAAGGATCTGACCACGGAGTCCAGTCGCCAGGCTTGTCCGGCCACTCCGGCACTGCCCTCGCACTACGCCTCCACCTCGGGCAGTGGCAGCG ATATTCCACCTGGCTCCGCCCCGAGTGTGCCACCAGTGGCGTCCACGGGCAACATTCCGTATCCGGCCCAGGTGCACGGCATGCCCGTTCCGTATGGAGCCCAGCCAGGTGTGCCCTATCCCGCCTATGTTCCCGCGCCCATGCCACAGAGCTTCAATCCTTACGCCACCTTGCCGTATCCTGGAA CAGCCTATCAGTACCAGGGATTCCCGCAGGGCCCTCCACCCGGCCACTATGGCACCTACCCCGGCAGCTATGCCAACCAGCAGGGCGGCTACCCCAACCAGAAGCCACCGGGCTGGTAA
- the LOC128252278 gene encoding HSPB1-associated protein 1 yields MSLNSKLRDLILNTRVPLILDQFPLEWDCFEGSLHDWCERFDREATEPPEFELMALSDSTTPQWERKRTKASHLGMQQFLREYGVLEEDQTHWAAYQYKRAHEMPASCLKGIDFSCFGFPEHGNDFSLWLGSEQANTPCHYDTFGVNIVVQVHGFKSWLLFPPETPLQSTRIPYEESSVYCLENFYAPDPEKMQRYEELGRDAYHCTLQAGDVLIVPRHWWHYVEAMSTSLSVNYWVPLKADMDLALDEFLVKHIVESCVKGESQMIKQYLLNPNQLDDISAKPSQLFAQFKQAVQNMESGQSNRKLWETDYISQADWQSLLNSINLTVRPLEVMPQEEYKLLLNSNARRFQIPGASPPESTPICSTWELLVSSMCAPRVIAGMKREFFRRLRQSETS; encoded by the coding sequence atgtCACTGAACTCCAAGCTGAGGGACCTCATCCTAAACACCCGCGTGCCACTTATCCTGGACCAGTTCCCGCTGGAATGGGATTGCTTCGAGGGCTCCCTCCACGACTGGTGCGAGCGTTTCGACCGGGAGGCCACCGAACCTCCGGAATTCGAGCTGATGGCCCTGTCGGACAGCACGACACCCCAGTGGGAGCGGAAGCGGACCAAGGCCAGCCACTTGGGCATGCAGCAGTTCCTGCGCGAATATGGCGTACTGGAGGAGGATCAAACCCACTGGGCGGCATATCAGTACAAGCGTGCCCACGAGATGCCAGCCAGTTGCCTGAAGGGCATCGATTTCTCGTGCTTCGGCTTCCCGGAGCACGGCAACGACTTCAGCCTCTGGCTGGGATCGGAACAGGCCAACACACCATGCCACTACGACACCTTCGGCGTGAACATCGTGGTGCAGGTGCACGGCTTCAAGTCCTGGCTGCTCTTTCCGCCCGAAACGCCACTGCAGAGCACGAGGATTCCGTACGAGGAGTCCAGTGTCTACTGCCTGGAAAACTTCTACGCCCCGGATCCGGAGAAGATGCAGCGTTATGAGGAACTAGGCCGCGATGCCTATCATTGCACCCTGCAGGCCGGCGATGTGCTCATCGTGCCACGCCACTGGTGGCACTACGTCGAGGCCATGTCCACCTCGCTGAGTGTCAACTACTGGGTGCCGCTCAAAGCGGACATGGACCTGGCTCTGGACGAGTTCCTGGTCAAGCACATCGTGGAGAGCTGCGTCAAGGGCGAGAGTCAAATGATAAAGCAGTATCTCCTCAATCCCAACCAGCTGGACGATATCTCGGCCAAGCCCAGCCAACTGTTTGCCCAGTTCAAGCAGGCGGTGCAGAACATGGAAAGCGGTCAGAGCAATCGCAAGCTCTGGGAAACCGACTACATCAGCCAAGCGGATTGGCAGAGCCTTCTAAACAGCATCAACCTGACCGTGCGACCCTTGGAAGTGATGCCCCAGGAGGAGTACAAGCTGCTGCTGAACAGTAACGCCAGGAGATTCCAGATTCCTGGTGCAAGTCCACCCGAGTCCACTCCCATATGCTCCACCTGGGAGCTCCTGGTGAGCAGCATGTGTGCTCCGCGGGTGATTGCCGGAATGAAACGGGAGTTCTTCCGGAGACTGCGACAAAGTGAAACGTCATAG